The stretch of DNA TAATTCTGACCTTCTGGAAAACAACAGTTGGGTTAAGGCCTACAACAAGCACAGGAAAGCAGCAATAGTCAATAGCTGATGATGGTAAAGGTAATTATTTAGATGCAGAGGTTACACAATTTAATGAGCGGCGAAGATGATGTATCAAGTGGACAGTAGAAATGAGTTTAGCACACTTTCGATTCATGAACAGCGTAAAAATTTTGAGGTTTATGGTTCTCATTGCACTAATTTCAGTACAATCATGATCATAGCTGTACAGTAGAAATGAAAACTCCATGGGTTTCATTAGTTATTAGAAAAAAGGGTAGAGTCCTCATATGGAAATTTGAACAAAAGAACCTTGGACTATCCCTAATGCTTCAAAATGTTACACCGCCTATGGTTAAAACAACATTTTGAGCGAATAGAACCAAAATCAACCTGCACGTATACTTGTATCCTTATGCTAAACAGCAATGCATTATCAAACTCAGTAAACCACTACGGCAAGGGAAAAATGGACGGAGAATGGTCAGTGGTCGACTGTATACCTGAGGAAAATCAAACCTTCACTGTTGGTTCTGGTGAATTGGTGATAGCCTCCAAGGTGAGAAATTCCACCATGAGCAAACGTGAATCCATGACACATTGATCACATCAATCTAGCATTGCTCTGCAGCTCCTCCCTCTTGagttccttcttcttcctcatcttgACTCTCGGCTTCACTGTCCGGTTCTGCAAATGCTCGGCCTGGAAGGCTACCATCGCCCGGAGCACCCCCAGCATTGCCTCCTCAATCTCCTCGCCCTTCCCCTCCGGCTCCAGCAGCCGCAGCGCCCTCGCCACTGCCTCCATAGTGCTCATGCACCCCTTGTGTGGCTCCTTCTTCACCACGAGCTCCGACTCGAACATGCTGTCCCCGTCCACGCCGCTGTCGACGGGCAGGGCGACTGGGATCACGCCCAACGATGACAGGAACGGGAGGCTGGCCGCGTGCATCTCCTTGGCCTGCCTCCATGTGCCGTCGATGAGGAGGAGGGTGGGGCtagcgcgcgcggagggcggCGTGGATCGGCACCAGGAGGCCAGGTCAGCGGCGCCGGGTGAAGGGTAGAGCAGGAGGACGGGGTTCGGAGAAGGAGGTGGAAGGAGAGGGGtggaggaggggaggaggcggcggccagGGAGGAGGTGGAGGTTGGAGAGGGAGCGCTCGAGGAGTGGCAGCGTGGAGAGCGGGTTGCGGCGGAGGGCGTGCGGGTGGTGGAGGATGACGACGGTGGTGGAGGTGGGGATCGGGGAGGGGGGCAGGTGTGGACAGAGGCATACGCGGGACGGGCGGCCGCAGCCGGCGTGGCAGATGGAGCGGccgggagaggcggcggcgctaccGCCGTCGTCGTAGAAGACTGGGTCGAAGTCCATCTGGTCCACTGGTCTGCTGGAAACTAACCTACAGGCCTAAAGCCCACGTTCTGGTCCATTAGGCCGTCCTAAGTTTTTTTCCCCAAGTTTAGCAGGCCTGGGCCCAATGTTGGGGCCCACTAATAGTTAGGTGGAATATGGATATTTTCATGGATAATTTAAAAACTGCCATCTGATTCTAGATACATGTTTTACAGTATCCAAGATATTAAAATCCACGTGGAATGTGACTGAAAAAGAAACCCCATATGCCTAGTCGAATTCAGTATGCATGAAGCAGTTTTCTCCCTTGGCACCACGCTCTTTTTGGAACATGGATGCCGTCTTCTTCCCATCATTCCTCAAATAACTCTCTTGGCACCACCCACCCACAAGGACACGCAGCATCTCCTCGACCTGACCTGTGCCTTGTGATCTTGCTCGCAgagatggagatggagatggaTTCGATCCTCTGCCCCCGCGCCCGCTTGTTGGAGGAGAGGGACCATCGGACCCACCGCGAACACGTCCAGATGCTGCCTCATGTCCTGCAGCGCGGCGGCTTCGAGCAGGTCGGCCGTGTTCACGAGAACCTTGGGCTTCTCACGACCGACGCTAGCCTTGGAGTGCTCGCTGCGGGTGCCGTCCACGAGGAACGCCGGGGAGCTCCGGATCTGCAGCGGAGCCAGCCCGGGGAGGCTCACCTCGTGCGCGGCGACGAGCGGCCGACTGGTTCCAGAATCTGGACGGCCATGGATCGGGTGGTTGCGTTTGGTGTGCGCAGAGGCAGCGAAGGAGTTCCAATTCTTTTGGCAGTGCTCGCTCGTTGCATCAGCGCTGACGTGTTTTGTTTGCCAGCTGTCCTGGCCGGCCATCTAGACTCTTCGGAGGAATAAACTTTTAGACTTGGTGGGGAACTGGGCCAGATGCAGCTGACCGCAACCCCCCGTTCCCTGAAGTAAAGCAGAGGCAGCGCCGCggtcttcctctctctcttccccctcCCCGGACCCGTCTGCCTTCGCCGTTCGACGTCTCCGCCGGAGTCAGGGAGCTAGGGTTCGAGGGTCATCGGAAgaggagcaaggggaggagagCGAGGAGGCGAAGATGATCGAGGTGGTGCTCAACGACCGCCTGGGGAAGAAGGTGCGGGTCAAGTGCAACGAGGACGACACCATCGGCGACCTCAAGAAGCTGGTGGCGGCGCAGACGGGGACGCGCCCCGAGAAGATCCGCATCCAGAAGTGGTACAACATCTACAAGGACCACATCACCCTCAAGGACTACGAGATCCACGACGGCATGGGCCTCGAGCTCTACTACAACTAGCTGCCCTTTCTGACTACACATGCCCCTGTTATCAGGTAGGAGAACCCCTCTCGTATTCGAAGCTGTTCCTCTTCGATCCTGCGCGCGTGGATTGGTTTTCCTATGGCACGCTAGATCCTCGGTTGAACGCTGGGAGTAGCTTAGCTGACTGaatttttttttttcaattttgGGTGCGCCAAATTACCAATTTCACTTTGTTCTTCTGATTTAGACATTGCTGTCTGATTTGAAGGACTTATGTATCAAAGTTATTCTAGTTGTCGTTTTCTCATTGCTGGGATATGTATGGTGAATTACTGAATACTGATTGATTATGGACACTGTAATTTACAGGGTTAGTTTTGCAGCTGCTGGGATATGTATGGTGAATTACTGAATCCTGATTGATTATGGATACTGTAATTTACAGGGTTAGTTCTGGGGTAGCTTTAGTTGTTGTCTTGTAGAATCTTCAGAAATGCACACAAGTACAAGACTATGAATTTCATACTGGCCTACTGGGTACCTGTAGTGGCAAATGTTTGGTGATTAAGAGCAAGTAACCTGTTATGTTAAAATTCAGTAGCGGGTTCGACAACTGTTTCGTGGCATATTGGCACATCCAATTCGAGTCTGGTCTCCATGCCCCGT from Panicum hallii strain FIL2 chromosome 3, PHallii_v3.1, whole genome shotgun sequence encodes:
- the LOC112884704 gene encoding ubiquitin-like protein 5 codes for the protein MIEVVLNDRLGKKVRVKCNEDDTIGDLKKLVAAQTGTRPEKIRIQKWYNIYKDHITLKDYEIHDGMGLELYYN
- the LOC112884703 gene encoding DTW domain-containing protein 2; this encodes MDFDPVFYDDGGSAAASPGRSICHAGCGRPSRVCLCPHLPPSPIPTSTTVVILHHPHALRRNPLSTLPLLERSLSNLHLLPGRRLLPSSTPLLPPPSPNPVLLLYPSPGAADLASWCRSTPPSARASPTLLLIDGTWRQAKEMHAASLPFLSSLGVIPVALPVDSGVDGDSMFESELVVKKEPHKGCMSTMEAVARALRLLEPEGKGEEIEEAMLGVLRAMVAFQAEHLQNRTVKPRVKMRKKKELKREELQSNARLM